From Rhodococcus antarcticus, the proteins below share one genomic window:
- a CDS encoding RNA degradosome polyphosphate kinase, translating into MGQDRGVSTAEPSPADTPHEEGPGGREGATVVVVDAHTPRTLPTAPPAATPAAVVLDDLPEDRYLNRELSWLDFNARVLALAEDASLPLLERAKFLAIFASNLDEFHMVRVAGLKRRDETGLSVRSADGLSPREQLRRVSERTQEISQRHAQLFLVDVQPALEAEGVAIAEWSDLDADSRARLSEYFRDQVFPVLTPLAVDPAHPFPYISGLALNLAVTVRDAETAGERFARVKVPDNVDRFVRVQAGVEVFLPLEELIAAHLGMLFPGMEVVEQHTFRITRNADVEVEEDRDEDLLQALERELARRRFGSPVRLEVADDMTEHMLELLLRELDVNPRDVIQVPGLLDLASLMELYSVDKPHLKDPPFVPATHPAFGEREIPKSVFATLREGDVLVHHPYDSFSTSVQRFVEQAAADKNVLAIKQTLYRTSGDSPIVDALVDAAEAGKQVVALVEVKARFDEQANISWARKLEQAGVHVVYGLVGLKTHCKTCLVVRREGSTIRRYAHIGTGNYNPKTARIYEDVGLLTASPEIGRDLTELFNSLTGYSRQKEYRNLLVAPYGVRRGIVSRIQDEVAHARAGRPAGIRLKANALVDEQVIDALYRASQAGVPVDVVVRGICALRPGVAGLSENIHVRSVLGRFLEHSRVFHFLGSDECWIGSADMMHRNLDRRVEVMVQVRDPRLTSELDDMFDSLLDPSTRCWVMESDGSWTASPASGERVRDHQVQMMRQHHAAE; encoded by the coding sequence ATGGGGCAGGATCGGGGGGTGAGCACCGCAGAGCCGTCCCCCGCCGACACCCCGCACGAGGAGGGCCCCGGGGGCCGGGAGGGTGCCACGGTCGTCGTCGTCGACGCACACACCCCGCGCACCCTGCCGACGGCCCCGCCCGCAGCCACCCCGGCCGCGGTCGTGCTGGACGACCTGCCCGAGGACCGGTACCTCAACCGCGAGCTCAGCTGGCTGGACTTCAACGCCCGGGTGCTGGCCCTGGCCGAGGACGCCTCGCTGCCGCTGCTGGAGCGCGCCAAGTTCCTGGCCATCTTCGCCTCCAACCTCGACGAGTTCCACATGGTGCGGGTGGCCGGGCTGAAGCGCCGCGACGAGACCGGTCTCTCGGTCCGGTCGGCCGACGGGCTCTCCCCCCGCGAGCAGCTGCGCCGGGTCTCCGAGCGCACGCAGGAGATCTCCCAGCGGCACGCCCAGCTCTTCCTGGTGGACGTGCAGCCCGCCCTGGAGGCCGAGGGTGTGGCCATCGCGGAGTGGAGCGACCTCGACGCCGACAGCCGCGCCCGGCTCTCGGAGTACTTCCGCGACCAGGTGTTCCCCGTGCTCACCCCCCTGGCCGTGGACCCGGCGCACCCCTTCCCCTACATCAGCGGGCTCGCCCTCAACCTGGCCGTCACCGTGCGGGACGCCGAGACCGCGGGTGAGCGCTTCGCCCGCGTCAAGGTGCCCGACAACGTGGACCGCTTCGTCCGCGTGCAGGCCGGGGTCGAGGTGTTCCTGCCGCTCGAGGAGCTCATCGCCGCGCACCTCGGGATGCTGTTCCCGGGCATGGAGGTCGTCGAGCAGCACACCTTCCGCATCACCCGCAACGCCGACGTCGAGGTCGAGGAGGACCGTGACGAGGACCTGCTGCAGGCCCTGGAGCGCGAGCTCGCCCGCCGCCGCTTCGGCTCGCCGGTGCGCCTGGAGGTCGCCGACGACATGACCGAGCACATGCTCGAGCTGCTGCTGCGGGAGCTCGACGTCAACCCGCGCGACGTCATCCAGGTGCCCGGTCTGCTCGACCTGGCGAGCCTGATGGAGCTCTACTCCGTCGACAAGCCGCACCTGAAGGACCCCCCGTTCGTGCCGGCCACGCACCCGGCCTTCGGTGAGAGGGAGATCCCCAAGAGCGTCTTCGCGACGCTGCGCGAGGGCGACGTGCTGGTGCACCACCCCTACGACTCGTTCTCCACCAGCGTGCAGCGCTTCGTGGAGCAGGCCGCCGCCGACAAGAACGTGCTGGCCATCAAGCAGACGCTCTACCGCACCTCCGGCGACTCCCCCATCGTGGACGCCCTGGTCGACGCGGCGGAGGCGGGCAAGCAGGTGGTGGCCCTGGTGGAGGTCAAGGCCCGCTTCGACGAGCAGGCCAACATCAGCTGGGCCCGGAAGCTGGAGCAGGCCGGTGTGCACGTGGTCTACGGCCTGGTCGGGCTCAAGACCCACTGCAAGACCTGCCTGGTGGTGCGGCGCGAGGGCTCGACCATCCGGCGCTACGCGCACATCGGCACCGGCAACTACAACCCCAAGACGGCACGCATCTACGAGGACGTCGGCCTGCTGACGGCCTCGCCGGAGATCGGTCGCGACCTCACCGAGCTGTTCAACTCGCTCACCGGGTACTCCCGGCAGAAGGAGTACCGCAACCTGCTGGTGGCCCCGTACGGGGTTCGCCGCGGCATCGTGAGCCGCATCCAGGACGAGGTGGCGCACGCCCGCGCCGGCCGTCCCGCCGGCATCCGGCTCAAGGCCAACGCCCTGGTCGACGAGCAGGTCATCGACGCCCTCTACCGGGCCTCGCAGGCCGGGGTCCCCGTCGACGTCGTCGTCCGCGGGATCTGTGCGCTGCGGCCGGGGGTCGCGGGACTGAGCGAGAACATCCACGTGCGCAGCGTGCTGGGTCGTTTCCTCGAGCACTCCCGGGTGTTCCACTTCCTGGGCAGCGACGAGTGCTGGATCGGCAGCGCGGACATGATGCACCGCAACCTCGACCGACGCGTGGAGGTCATGGTGCAGGTGCGCGACCCGCGGTTGACCAGCGAGCTGGACGACATGTTCGACTCGCTGCTCGACCCGTCCACCCGCTGCTGGGTGATGGAGTCCGACGGCAGCTGGACGGCGTCGCCCGCCTCCGGCGAGCGCGTGCGCGACCACCAGGTGCAGATGATGCGCCAGCACCACGCGGCGGAGTGA
- a CDS encoding NAD(P)H-dependent glycerol-3-phosphate dehydrogenase codes for MAVVAVLGAGSWGTTFAKVLSDAGSEVTLWARRPEVAHAVRSTGRNPEYLPDVQLPAGLRATSDHREALDGADTVVLAVPSQSLRSNLAGWVADLPPGATLLSLAKGVELRTLERMSEVVREVAGVPADQVAVLSGPNLAREIAVGQPTATVIACTDHDRAVALQQACTTGYFRPYTNTDVVGCELGGAGKNVIALACGMAVGMGLGGNTTATIITRGLAEVARLGVALGARQETFAGLAGLGDLVATCSSPLSRNRTFGELLGRGSTLAQAQEAAHGQVAEGVKTCTALRELAARHRVEVPITDGVHRVCHEGAPVSAMARELLGRSTKPE; via the coding sequence GTGGCGGTGGTGGCGGTGCTCGGCGCGGGGTCGTGGGGCACCACCTTCGCCAAGGTCCTCAGCGACGCCGGCAGCGAGGTCACCCTGTGGGCGCGGCGTCCGGAGGTGGCCCACGCCGTGCGCAGCACCGGCCGCAACCCCGAGTACCTGCCCGACGTGCAGCTCCCCGCAGGCCTGCGCGCGACCAGCGACCACCGCGAGGCGCTGGACGGCGCGGACACGGTGGTGCTGGCCGTCCCCTCGCAGAGCCTGCGGTCCAACCTCGCAGGGTGGGTGGCCGACCTGCCGCCGGGAGCGACCCTGCTCAGCCTGGCCAAGGGCGTGGAGCTGCGGACGCTGGAACGGATGAGCGAGGTGGTCCGCGAGGTCGCCGGGGTGCCGGCGGACCAGGTGGCGGTGCTCAGCGGACCGAACCTGGCCCGGGAGATCGCCGTCGGGCAACCCACCGCCACCGTCATCGCCTGCACCGACCACGACCGCGCCGTCGCCCTGCAGCAGGCCTGCACCACCGGCTACTTCCGGCCGTACACCAACACCGACGTGGTGGGCTGCGAGCTGGGCGGGGCCGGCAAGAACGTCATCGCCCTGGCCTGCGGGATGGCCGTGGGCATGGGCCTGGGGGGCAACACGACGGCCACCATCATCACCCGCGGACTGGCCGAGGTGGCCCGGCTCGGCGTGGCCCTCGGCGCTCGGCAGGAGACGTTCGCGGGTCTGGCGGGCCTCGGCGACCTGGTGGCTACCTGCTCGTCCCCGCTCTCGCGCAACCGTACCTTCGGCGAGCTCCTGGGCCGGGGATCGACCCTGGCGCAGGCGCAGGAGGCCGCGCACGGCCAGGTGGCCGAGGGTGTGAAGACCTGCACCGCGCTGCGCGAGCTCGCCGCGCGGCACCGCGTCGAGGTGCCCATCACCGACGGCGTCCACCGGGTGTGCCACGAGGGTGCACCCGTCTCCGCCATGGCCCGGGAGCTCCTGGGCCGCAGCACCAAGCCCGAGTAG
- a CDS encoding cystathionine gamma-lyase — protein sequence MTTPQTGYGDSTRCVRAGVGPAVPGEPFLPGPVMAAPYHLSPDEGSEPHFYARASNPGWEGLEAALAELEGDGTPGTQATVTGAGMAAITVLLRAVLRSGDVLVLPSDGYYQVRAYAAERLASWGVVVREVPTPRMADELDGARLVLAETPSNPGLDVVDLRAVAAAAHATGALLAVDNTTATPLGQLPLGLGADVVVASGTKALSGHSDLLMGYVATADPELHAAVGRERLLSGSVLGPFETWLAHRSLGSAALRIDRQCATAAALVEALDGHPGVHGLRWPGLSSDPSHAVAAAQMRRFGGVLRFELASAEAVHAFVAASSLVSAATSFGGLHTTADRRARWGDAVPPGFVRLSCGIEDTADVVRDVLAALG from the coding sequence GTGACGACACCTCAGACCGGTTACGGGGACTCCACCCGGTGCGTCCGCGCCGGCGTGGGTCCGGCCGTGCCCGGGGAGCCCTTCCTGCCCGGGCCGGTGATGGCCGCCCCGTACCACCTCAGCCCCGACGAGGGGTCCGAGCCGCACTTCTACGCGCGGGCCTCGAACCCGGGCTGGGAGGGCCTGGAGGCGGCGCTGGCCGAGCTGGAGGGCGACGGGACCCCCGGCACGCAGGCCACGGTGACCGGCGCGGGGATGGCGGCCATCACGGTCCTGCTGCGCGCGGTGCTCCGCTCGGGCGACGTGCTGGTGCTCCCCAGCGACGGGTACTACCAGGTGCGGGCCTACGCGGCCGAGCGCCTGGCGTCCTGGGGGGTGGTGGTCCGCGAGGTGCCGACGCCCAGGATGGCCGACGAGCTCGACGGCGCCCGGCTCGTGCTGGCCGAGACCCCGTCCAACCCGGGCCTGGACGTGGTGGACCTGAGGGCCGTGGCCGCCGCCGCGCACGCCACCGGGGCGCTGCTGGCGGTGGACAACACCACGGCCACCCCGCTGGGCCAGCTGCCGCTGGGGCTGGGTGCGGACGTGGTGGTCGCCAGCGGGACGAAGGCGCTCAGCGGGCACAGCGACCTGCTCATGGGCTACGTGGCCACCGCGGACCCCGAGCTGCACGCCGCCGTCGGCCGCGAGCGGTTGCTCTCGGGCTCCGTGCTGGGCCCGTTCGAGACCTGGCTCGCGCACCGCAGCCTCGGCTCGGCCGCGCTGCGGATCGACCGGCAGTGCGCGACCGCCGCCGCCCTGGTGGAGGCGCTCGACGGCCACCCCGGGGTGCACGGGCTGCGCTGGCCCGGCCTGTCCAGCGACCCCTCCCACGCGGTGGCCGCCGCCCAGATGCGCCGTTTCGGCGGGGTGCTGCGGTTCGAGCTGGCCTCCGCCGAGGCGGTGCACGCCTTCGTCGCGGCGTCGAGCCTGGTCAGTGCGGCCACGAGCTTCGGCGGGCTGCACACCACCGCCGACCGGCGGGCGCGCTGGGGCGACGCGGTCCCGCCGGGCTTCGTGCGGCTGTCCTGCGGCATCGAGGACACCGCCGACGTGGTGCGGGACGTGCTGGCCGCCCTCGGCTGA
- a CDS encoding D-alanine--D-alanine ligase family protein, producing the protein MGERRTRVAVVFGGQSSEHAVSCVSAGSVLAHLDPERFEVVPVGITRDGAWVLGTSDTAALAFGGAALPSVDATGTALVLAPDPSRPGAVVALEPGRVGEVLAQVDVVFPVLHGARGEDGTLQGLLELAGVPYVGAGVLASAAGMDKEFTAKLLAADGLPVGTRVVLRPRTPTVSEQDRARLGLPVFVKPARAGSSFGITRVARWEDLDAAIATAREHDPKVLVEAAVVGREVECGVLELPTGEVRASVLAEIRLAVDPGHEGAFYDFETKYLGAGAAAYDVPARLDAETTRQVQDMAVAAFAALDGQGLARVDFFLTADGPVVNEVNTMPGFTPSSMYPRMWAATGVDYPALLSTLVDTALARGTGLR; encoded by the coding sequence ATGGGCGAGCGTCGGACGAGGGTGGCCGTGGTGTTCGGCGGGCAGAGCAGCGAGCACGCCGTGAGCTGCGTCTCCGCCGGCAGCGTGCTCGCCCACCTGGACCCCGAGCGGTTCGAGGTGGTCCCGGTGGGGATCACCCGGGACGGAGCCTGGGTGCTCGGCACCTCCGACACCGCGGCCCTGGCCTTCGGTGGTGCGGCCCTGCCGTCGGTGGACGCCACGGGCACCGCGCTGGTGCTCGCGCCGGACCCGTCCCGACCCGGTGCGGTGGTGGCCCTCGAGCCCGGCCGGGTCGGGGAGGTGCTCGCCCAGGTGGACGTGGTGTTCCCCGTGCTGCACGGTGCACGCGGCGAGGACGGCACGCTGCAGGGACTGCTGGAGCTCGCGGGTGTGCCCTACGTGGGTGCGGGGGTGCTCGCCAGCGCGGCCGGGATGGACAAGGAGTTCACCGCGAAGCTGCTCGCCGCCGACGGGCTGCCGGTGGGCACCCGGGTGGTGCTGCGCCCGCGCACCCCGACGGTCTCCGAGCAGGACCGCGCGCGGCTGGGCCTGCCCGTCTTCGTCAAGCCCGCCCGGGCCGGCTCCTCCTTCGGCATCACCCGGGTGGCGCGCTGGGAGGACCTGGACGCCGCGATCGCCACGGCCCGCGAGCACGACCCCAAGGTGCTCGTCGAGGCGGCGGTGGTCGGCCGGGAGGTGGAGTGCGGGGTGCTGGAGCTGCCCACCGGTGAGGTGCGGGCCAGCGTCCTGGCCGAGATCCGGCTGGCCGTGGACCCGGGGCACGAGGGCGCGTTCTACGACTTCGAGACCAAGTACCTGGGGGCCGGTGCGGCTGCGTACGACGTGCCCGCCCGGCTGGACGCGGAGACCACCCGGCAGGTCCAGGACATGGCGGTGGCCGCGTTCGCAGCCCTGGACGGCCAGGGACTCGCGCGCGTGGACTTCTTCCTCACCGCCGACGGACCCGTGGTCAACGAGGTCAACACCATGCCGGGGTTCACCCCGAGCTCGATGTACCCGCGGATGTGGGCCGCCACGGGCGTGGACTACCCCGCGCTGCTCTCGACGCTGGTGGACACCGCCCTGGCCCGCGGCACCGGCCTGCGCTGA
- a CDS encoding DUF3515 domain-containing protein: MIATAVALPIALLVGVVVASVLAQRAPVTAPVVLASAPAPDSANPACATLLAALPDALGGAPRAALADPAPAGAAAWSSTEVSGEPLVLRCGIPRPETFTVDANLLGVNGVQFLEIPGAPQGIAATTYVAVDRAAYIALTLPDGQGSGAVQELADIISADLPANDLDPAPLAGS; this comes from the coding sequence GTGATCGCCACCGCGGTCGCCCTGCCGATCGCGCTCCTGGTCGGCGTGGTGGTGGCCTCGGTGCTGGCCCAGCGCGCCCCGGTCACGGCCCCCGTCGTCCTGGCGTCGGCCCCGGCCCCGGACTCGGCGAACCCGGCCTGCGCGACGCTGCTGGCCGCCCTGCCCGACGCCTTGGGCGGAGCGCCCCGGGCCGCCCTGGCCGATCCCGCACCGGCAGGAGCCGCCGCGTGGAGCTCCACCGAGGTGAGCGGCGAGCCCCTCGTGCTGCGCTGCGGCATCCCGCGCCCGGAGACGTTCACGGTGGACGCGAACCTGCTCGGCGTGAACGGGGTGCAGTTCCTGGAGATCCCCGGAGCTCCGCAGGGCATCGCAGCCACCACCTACGTGGCGGTGGACCGCGCCGCCTACATCGCCCTGACGCTGCCCGACGGCCAGGGCAGCGGGGCGGTGCAGGAGCTGGCCGACATCATCTCCGCGGACCTGCCGGCCAACGACCTCGACCCCGCCCCGCTCGCCGGGAGCTGA
- a CDS encoding Lrp/AsnC family transcriptional regulator produces MTVAEKRHAVVQAYILVQTEVGKAAAVASEIGRIPGVSSSEDVTGPYDVIVRADAATVDELGQLVVARVQGVAGITRTLTCPVVNLS; encoded by the coding sequence GTGACCGTCGCAGAGAAGAGGCACGCCGTGGTGCAGGCATACATCCTGGTCCAGACCGAGGTCGGCAAGGCCGCCGCCGTCGCGTCGGAGATCGGCCGGATCCCCGGGGTGTCCTCCTCCGAGGACGTGACCGGGCCCTACGACGTGATCGTCCGCGCCGACGCCGCGACGGTCGACGAGCTCGGTCAGCTCGTGGTGGCGCGCGTGCAGGGCGTGGCGGGCATCACCCGCACGCTCACCTGTCCGGTCGTCAACTTGTCGTGA
- a CDS encoding thiamine-phosphate kinase: MIARATAHRTQPATTLLGPGDDAAVVSAPDGRTVVTTDVLVEGVHFRLDWSTAEQVGRKAVAQNLADVVAMGAVPTALLVGLACPGSTPVEVVDGLTTGLWDEAAKVGAGIVGGDVVRAEQVVVSVTALGDLQGREPVLRSGARPGDVVAVAGRLGWSAAGLAVLSRGFRAPAAVVSAHRVPEPPYALGLAGARAGASAMTDVSDGLLADLGQLAEASGVSADLDRVALTPAAKLVEVGSALGVDPWTWVLTGGEDHAFLATFGPRRTLPAGWTVIGTVGEGSGVTVDGVDWDPENGPTGWTAFGR, from the coding sequence GTGATCGCCCGGGCCACCGCCCACCGGACCCAGCCCGCCACCACCCTGCTCGGCCCCGGTGACGACGCGGCCGTGGTCTCCGCCCCGGACGGCCGCACCGTCGTGACCACCGACGTGCTCGTCGAGGGGGTCCACTTCCGCCTGGACTGGTCCACCGCCGAGCAGGTGGGGCGCAAGGCGGTGGCCCAGAACTTGGCCGACGTGGTCGCGATGGGGGCGGTCCCCACCGCGCTCCTGGTCGGCCTCGCCTGTCCCGGGTCCACCCCGGTGGAGGTCGTCGACGGACTGACCACCGGCCTGTGGGACGAGGCGGCGAAGGTGGGTGCCGGCATCGTCGGAGGTGACGTGGTGCGCGCCGAGCAGGTGGTGGTGTCGGTGACCGCGCTGGGCGACCTGCAGGGCCGTGAGCCGGTGCTGCGCTCCGGTGCCCGTCCCGGTGACGTGGTGGCCGTGGCGGGGCGGCTGGGCTGGTCGGCGGCGGGGCTCGCGGTGCTGAGCCGGGGGTTCCGGGCGCCTGCCGCCGTGGTCTCGGCCCACCGGGTGCCCGAGCCGCCGTACGCGCTGGGCCTGGCCGGCGCCAGGGCCGGGGCGTCGGCGATGACCGACGTCTCCGACGGCCTGCTGGCCGACCTGGGCCAGCTCGCCGAGGCCTCCGGCGTGTCGGCCGACCTGGACCGGGTGGCGCTCACCCCGGCCGCCAAGCTGGTCGAGGTGGGCTCCGCGCTGGGCGTCGACCCGTGGACCTGGGTGCTCACCGGTGGGGAGGACCACGCCTTCCTGGCCACCTTCGGGCCCCGGCGCACGCTGCCGGCGGGCTGGACCGTCATCGGGACGGTCGGTGAGGGGTCGGGGGTCACCGTGGACGGCGTGGACTGGGACCCGGAGAACGGCCCCACCGGGTGGACGGCCTTCGGACGGTGA
- a CDS encoding GNAT family N-acetyltransferase — translation MSGWTLEPVRYDHPEVALLVDAVQAEYVRRYGTGDDTVLTPADFAAGRGVFLLGCLDGVPVAMGGWRSRDAERGEPGLADGDAELKRMHVVAAAQRRGLARLLLAELEASAAAAGRRRVVLETGTEQPEAIALYLSSGYAPTEKFGLYRFEASSRCLAKNLGEPLPG, via the coding sequence GTGAGCGGCTGGACGCTGGAGCCGGTGCGCTACGACCACCCGGAGGTCGCGCTGCTCGTCGACGCCGTCCAGGCGGAGTACGTGCGGCGCTACGGGACGGGCGACGACACGGTGCTGACCCCGGCGGACTTCGCCGCCGGCCGCGGGGTGTTCCTGCTGGGGTGCCTGGACGGCGTTCCCGTCGCGATGGGCGGCTGGCGGTCCCGGGACGCCGAGCGGGGCGAACCCGGGCTGGCCGACGGTGACGCCGAGCTCAAGCGGATGCACGTGGTCGCGGCGGCGCAGCGTCGAGGGCTCGCGCGGCTCCTGCTCGCGGAGCTGGAGGCCTCGGCGGCGGCCGCGGGACGTCGTCGGGTGGTGCTGGAGACCGGCACGGAGCAGCCGGAGGCGATCGCGCTCTACCTGTCCTCCGGGTACGCGCCCACCGAGAAGTTCGGCCTCTACCGGTTCGAGGCGTCCTCGCGCTGCCTCGCCAAGAACCTGGGCGAGCCGCTGCCCGGCTAG
- a CDS encoding gamma carbonic anhydrase family protein produces MALYALGDVVPTVHPDAFVHPDATVIGDVTLAAGVSVWPHAVLRGDYGRITVGERTSVQDGTVLHCTEWHPTVVGADCVLGHNVHVEGATIGDGCLIASGSVVLNGSVVGDGAVVGAGAVVSFNGVVPARSMALGVPARIREGHEVPAGSTLAIVEKYLENITRYRSELRRLD; encoded by the coding sequence ATGGCCCTCTACGCGCTCGGCGACGTGGTCCCCACCGTCCACCCCGACGCCTTCGTGCACCCGGACGCGACCGTGATCGGCGACGTCACCCTGGCCGCGGGGGTGAGCGTGTGGCCGCACGCGGTGCTGCGCGGGGACTACGGGCGCATCACCGTGGGGGAGCGCACCTCGGTCCAGGACGGCACCGTGCTGCACTGCACGGAGTGGCACCCCACCGTGGTCGGGGCCGACTGCGTGCTCGGGCACAACGTGCACGTGGAGGGCGCCACCATCGGCGACGGCTGCCTGATCGCCTCCGGGTCGGTGGTGCTCAACGGCTCCGTGGTCGGCGATGGTGCGGTGGTCGGTGCGGGCGCGGTGGTGAGCTTCAACGGCGTGGTGCCGGCCCGGTCGATGGCCCTCGGGGTCCCGGCCCGGATCCGCGAGGGCCACGAGGTGCCGGCGGGGTCCACCCTGGCCATCGTGGAGAAGTACCTGGAGAACATCACCCGCTACCGCAGCGAGCTCCGCCGGTTGGACTGA
- a CDS encoding uracil-DNA glycosylase produces MAGRPLTEVVEAGWARALEPVAEQVTAMGEFLRAEVAAGRTYLPPGAAVLRAFQQPFDAVRVLVVGQDPYPTPGHAVGLSFSVAPDTRPVPRSLANIFREYSDDLGHPTPSSGDLTPWTEQGVLLLNRVLTVRPGEPASHRGQGWEAVTEQAIRALVDRPDPLVAVLWGKDAGTLGPLLEDVPIIASAHPSPMSADRGFFGSKPFSRVNAELEDLGDEPVDWRLP; encoded by the coding sequence GTGGCTGGACGACCGTTGACCGAGGTGGTGGAGGCCGGCTGGGCCCGTGCGCTGGAGCCCGTGGCCGAGCAGGTGACGGCGATGGGGGAGTTCCTCCGCGCCGAGGTCGCAGCGGGGCGCACCTACCTGCCGCCCGGTGCCGCGGTGCTGCGGGCCTTCCAGCAGCCCTTCGACGCGGTGCGCGTGCTGGTCGTGGGCCAGGACCCCTACCCGACCCCCGGGCACGCCGTCGGACTGAGCTTCTCGGTCGCGCCGGACACGCGCCCGGTGCCCCGCAGCCTGGCGAACATCTTCCGCGAGTACAGCGACGACCTCGGCCACCCGACGCCGTCCTCGGGTGACCTCACCCCGTGGACCGAGCAGGGCGTGCTGCTGCTGAACCGGGTGCTGACCGTGCGGCCGGGCGAGCCCGCGAGCCACCGCGGCCAGGGCTGGGAGGCGGTCACCGAGCAGGCCATCCGTGCTCTGGTCGACCGGCCTGATCCGCTGGTGGCGGTGCTCTGGGGCAAGGACGCCGGCACCCTGGGTCCGCTGCTGGAGGACGTGCCGATCATCGCCTCCGCGCACCCGTCGCCGATGTCGGCCGACCGCGGGTTCTTCGGGTCGAAGCCGTTCAGCCGCGTGAACGCCGAGCTGGAGGACCTGGGCGACGAGCCGGTGGACTGGCGCCTGCCCTGA
- the rpmB gene encoding 50S ribosomal protein L28 produces MAAVCDVCAKGPGFGMSVSHSHRRTKRRWDPNIQTVRAEVSPGHRKRLNVCTSCLKAGKVTRA; encoded by the coding sequence ATGGCTGCCGTCTGCGACGTCTGCGCCAAGGGACCCGGCTTCGGCATGTCGGTCTCCCACTCGCACCGGCGGACCAAGCGCCGCTGGGACCCGAACATCCAGACGGTGCGCGCCGAGGTCTCCCCCGGCCACCGCAAGCGCCTGAACGTGTGCACCTCCTGCCTCAAGGCCGGCAAGGTCACGCGCGCCTGA
- a CDS encoding DAK2 domain-containing protein, translated as MLHVLDADAVLRWAEQSVVVLAAHRSEVDRLNVFPVPDADTGSNLLATSTAALAGLLQVPEPRTAATAAAGWAHGAVLGARGNSGLILAQVLVGIAETLADAGPCTGPVLAAALARADVLATAAVSEPAPGTVLTVLHLVASVAGSAAGADLAYVTRGACAAAGTAVADTTGQLPELAAAGVVDAGARGLELVLAALLSVVADAPLPVPADPATALRPTPVAAVGYEVVYLLSDTDPPRVAVLRAALDSLGDSVVLAGDPSTTVTVHVHARDAGAALEAGLAAGRPHRITVEVLAAVPAVTVGGARRAVLSLVVGAATAALVAGEGSAVLRVDSAVGALGAVRAAIAATGAERVTLLPNGAVDRDVVTEAVAAARDAGQRVTVVPTASAVQGLAALAVHDPTRDDSDDVVAMAEAAAATRRGSVHVATGRGLTWVGQCEPGDVLALVDDDVALIESDQGAACERLLDRMLGGGGELVTVLTGVQAEPGLAERLEEHVRSEHRGVDVVVYPCDLADVVLVLGVE; from the coding sequence GTGCTGCACGTGCTCGACGCCGACGCCGTGCTCCGGTGGGCCGAGCAGAGCGTGGTGGTCCTCGCCGCGCACCGGTCCGAGGTGGACCGGCTGAACGTCTTCCCGGTGCCGGACGCGGACACCGGGAGCAACCTCCTCGCCACCAGCACGGCGGCCCTGGCCGGCTTGCTCCAGGTCCCCGAGCCGCGCACCGCTGCGACGGCCGCGGCGGGCTGGGCCCACGGGGCGGTGCTCGGGGCGAGGGGGAACTCCGGACTCATCCTGGCCCAGGTCCTCGTCGGCATCGCGGAGACGCTGGCCGACGCCGGTCCGTGCACCGGCCCGGTGCTCGCGGCCGCGCTCGCCCGCGCCGACGTCCTGGCCACCGCCGCGGTCAGCGAGCCCGCCCCGGGCACCGTGCTCACCGTGCTGCACCTCGTGGCCTCGGTGGCCGGGTCCGCGGCCGGCGCCGACCTCGCGTACGTGACCAGGGGGGCCTGCGCAGCCGCGGGCACCGCGGTGGCCGACACCACCGGTCAGCTGCCCGAGCTCGCGGCGGCCGGGGTGGTGGACGCTGGAGCGAGGGGACTGGAGCTCGTCCTGGCGGCCCTGCTCTCGGTGGTCGCCGACGCACCCCTCCCGGTGCCGGCCGATCCCGCGACCGCCCTCCGCCCCACCCCGGTCGCAGCGGTCGGGTACGAGGTGGTCTACCTCCTCTCCGACACCGACCCGCCCCGGGTTGCGGTGCTGCGCGCGGCCCTCGACTCGCTCGGCGACTCGGTGGTGCTGGCCGGCGACCCGTCGACCACGGTCACCGTCCACGTGCACGCCCGGGACGCGGGGGCGGCGCTCGAGGCGGGTCTGGCCGCCGGTCGCCCGCACCGCATCACGGTCGAGGTGCTCGCCGCGGTGCCGGCCGTCACCGTCGGCGGGGCCCGCCGGGCGGTCCTGTCCCTCGTGGTCGGGGCCGCCACCGCCGCGCTCGTGGCGGGCGAGGGCTCGGCCGTGCTGCGCGTGGACTCCGCCGTGGGTGCGCTCGGGGCCGTCCGGGCCGCGATCGCCGCCACGGGGGCCGAGCGCGTCACCCTGCTGCCGAACGGGGCGGTGGATCGCGACGTCGTGACCGAGGCGGTGGCCGCCGCGCGGGACGCGGGTCAGCGCGTCACGGTGGTGCCGACCGCCTCGGCCGTGCAGGGCCTGGCTGCCCTGGCGGTGCACGACCCCACCCGGGATGACTCCGACGACGTGGTCGCCATGGCCGAGGCCGCGGCGGCCACCCGTCGGGGTTCGGTGCACGTGGCGACCGGACGCGGTCTCACGTGGGTGGGGCAGTGCGAGCCGGGTGACGTGCTCGCCCTGGTCGACGACGACGTGGCGCTCATCGAGAGCGACCAGGGTGCGGCGTGCGAGCGCCTGCTGGACCGGATGCTGGGTGGGGGCGGCGAGCTGGTCACGGTGCTGACCGGGGTGCAGGCCGAGCCCGGGCTCGCCGAGCGGCTCGAGGAGCACGTGCGCTCGGAGCACCGCGGGGTCGACGTGGTGGTCTACCCGTGCGACCTCGCGGACGTGGTGCTCGTGCTGGGGGTGGAGTAG